A stretch of Oscillospiraceae bacterium DNA encodes these proteins:
- a CDS encoding bifunctional phosphoribosyl-AMP cyclohydrolase/phosphoribosyl-ATP diphosphatase HisIE, producing MELKFDEKGLIPCVVQDFITKKVLTVAYMNKESLEITLKEKRTCFFSRSRQVLWRKGEHSGNVQHLVRLTSDCDNDALVAEVIKDGPACHLGTDSCFNNLIYNDDAQSEFSIEALYRLIEGRKTEKKEGSYTTYLFEKGKEKILKKVGEECTEVIIGAMKDSKEETIYEISDLAYHVLVLMVEMGITVDDIKNELASRHVVDKKVKQETMK from the coding sequence ATGGAACTTAAATTTGACGAAAAAGGCCTTATTCCCTGCGTTGTACAGGATTTTATTACAAAAAAGGTACTCACCGTAGCTTACATGAACAAGGAAAGCCTCGAAATAACTCTCAAAGAAAAGCGCACCTGCTTCTTCTCCAGAAGCCGTCAGGTATTGTGGCGCAAGGGTGAGCATTCCGGCAACGTACAGCATCTTGTACGCCTCACCTCCGATTGTGACAACGATGCGTTAGTGGCAGAGGTCATAAAGGACGGACCCGCTTGCCATCTCGGTACAGACAGTTGTTTTAACAATCTTATTTATAATGACGATGCACAGAGTGAGTTTTCCATTGAAGCTCTCTACCGCCTTATCGAGGGCAGAAAAACCGAGAAAAAAGAAGGCTCCTACACCACATATCTTTTTGAAAAGGGCAAGGAAAAGATACTCAAAAAAGTCGGTGAGGAATGTACCGAGGTTATTATTGGTGCCATGAAGGACAGCAAGGAGGAAACTATTTACGAAATATCCGACCTTGCATATCATGTACTTGTGCTGATGGTGGAAATGGGAATTACTGTTGACGACATCAAAAACGAGCTTGCCTCCCGTCATGTTGTGGACAAAAAGGTAAAACAGGAAACCATGAAATAA
- a CDS encoding helix-turn-helix domain-containing protein, with the protein MFISDKEKLIEFSTPYRIWQGIPSVERTKSGRLFCTFYSGMLDELCGNYSVVIQSDDDGENWTEPVCAAYAGETHRCFDPTVWIDPLGRLWFFWCLGHEFETYAVICEDPDADELKWSEEFFVGYGVMLNKPTVLSGGEWLFPICVWDYWSYCSLLKKHIYRSDDFWAKENFRNSGANVHISTDNGKTITYLGGCSNMPGRSYDESMIFEKKNGALCMLTRTTTGTGITESYDRGITWVDGRRYSVPNPSTRFHVRRLNSGRLLMINHHEYTGRNNLTAMLSEDDGATWPYKLLLDGRDTVSYPDAIEGEDGWIYVIYDRERAAGVKKVEDAYDFAREILIAKINEQDILCGEFKTDGGYTQKIVNKLGKYEGECVYSETNEFMDSQKLADELSAYDDTDRMLAAVFAFYPISCRNMHCVDVKKMDEYIDNIKTRKGSVRQNLINLAELLNNADISASGTREEPLVDRVISYIQENITQDTDISSIARELNVSTYYLCHVFKRKTKLSIIEYRNVCRFSKAKKLLVTTDDKITDIAMQCGFGDYSFFIKKFRQSERISPTEYRRLNKIVK; encoded by the coding sequence ATGTTTATAAGCGATAAAGAAAAACTGATTGAATTTTCCACTCCTTACCGTATATGGCAGGGGATTCCGTCAGTGGAAAGAACAAAAAGCGGAAGGCTTTTCTGTACGTTTTATTCCGGTATGCTGGATGAGCTTTGCGGAAATTACAGCGTTGTGATACAAAGTGACGATGACGGCGAAAACTGGACAGAGCCGGTGTGTGCCGCTTACGCGGGTGAAACTCACCGTTGCTTTGACCCCACTGTATGGATAGACCCGCTGGGAAGGCTGTGGTTTTTCTGGTGTCTGGGACATGAATTTGAAACCTATGCCGTTATATGCGAAGATCCCGATGCCGACGAGCTTAAATGGTCGGAGGAGTTTTTCGTTGGCTACGGTGTTATGCTCAATAAGCCTACCGTACTGTCCGGAGGAGAGTGGCTGTTCCCGATTTGTGTCTGGGATTACTGGTCGTATTGCTCACTGCTCAAAAAGCATATTTACCGTTCCGATGATTTTTGGGCCAAAGAAAACTTCAGAAATTCAGGCGCTAACGTACATATCAGTACAGACAACGGCAAAACCATAACATATCTTGGCGGATGCTCCAACATGCCGGGACGTTCATATGACGAAAGCATGATATTTGAAAAGAAAAACGGTGCACTTTGTATGCTTACGCGTACTACCACCGGTACGGGAATTACCGAATCGTACGACAGGGGTATCACCTGGGTGGACGGCAGGCGTTATTCCGTCCCCAATCCTTCAACGCGATTTCATGTAAGACGTCTTAATTCGGGCAGACTTCTTATGATAAACCATCATGAATATACCGGCAGGAATAATCTTACCGCAATGCTGTCTGAGGACGATGGCGCAACCTGGCCGTATAAGCTTCTTCTTGACGGACGCGATACTGTTTCTTATCCCGATGCCATTGAGGGCGAGGACGGTTGGATATATGTTATCTATGACCGCGAACGTGCCGCAGGTGTAAAGAAGGTCGAGGATGCTTATGACTTTGCACGCGAGATACTTATTGCAAAAATAAATGAGCAGGATATACTTTGCGGTGAATTTAAAACCGACGGCGGTTATACGCAGAAAATCGTTAATAAGCTGGGCAAATATGAGGGTGAGTGTGTATATTCCGAAACCAATGAGTTTATGGACAGCCAAAAGCTTGCCGACGAGCTTTCAGCTTATGATGATACCGACCGTATGCTCGCCGCAGTGTTTGCGTTTTATCCCATTTCCTGCCGTAATATGCACTGCGTCGATGTGAAGAAGATGGATGAATATATAGACAATATAAAGACCCGCAAGGGAAGTGTGCGCCAAAATCTCATTAACCTTGCCGAGCTTCTCAATAATGCCGATATATCTGCATCAGGCACACGCGAGGAACCACTTGTCGACCGTGTCATATCTTATATCCAGGAAAATATTACACAGGATACAGACATTTCCTCTATTGCACGTGAATTGAACGTCAGCACCTATTATCTGTGCCATGTTTTTAAGCGTAAAACCAAGCTTAGCATTATTGAATACAGAAACGTTTGCAGATTTTCCAAAGCTAAGAAGCTTCTTGTCACCACCGACGATAAGATAACGGATATAGCAATGCAGTGCGGATTCGGTGATTACAGCTTTTTCATCAAAAAATTCCGCCAGTCCGAAAGAATTTCCCCCACCGAATACCGCAGGCTTAACAAAATCGTTAAATAA
- a CDS encoding ATP-dependent DNA helicase: MKPVFSDKDTKPKISLSVRELCAFVLRMGDVKKSGSHYELINGTAVHRMIQRECLLKDEQYKAEVRLSATLEFSDYILEVGGRADGVTFDGFEYTVDEIKSVIYPLALIDEHFSRLHLAQAKCYAYMLMKSKKLDVINVKLIYYHVEENEIRTFNYSFTSSQITEFFHSLVHSYGKWALLALDMHNKRTIGVKQLRFPFKKARAGQSDLMKECYTAVTHNYSLYVNAPTGIGKTMSTLYPAVLSFNKNTDKIFYLTAKTSTQSVAREALKLIGGENPFIKCVTISAKGKMCIYPGVKEKDYPCESCERGNGYYDRVNDAIFDIITNEWIITDETVREYAEKHKVCPFEFSLDISEWCDVMIGDYNYVFDPRAAIRRHNETGEKFVLLVDEAHNLADRAREMFSAELKKSWFAKFNNTFKDSFPQLDDVIKKIQGYIDSLVADAEEYSEYVSFDMPEALYLCVNRFHMMLSEAMKKNREVFTGLEKEKFNELISLMLECRHFVNTALQYDKSCVRYVDEDKKIRLYCVNPGDRIKNVVKNSGTAVFFSATLLPWEYYLTMLGYEDHDLKYEVPSPFLQDNFLIMSYGLSTKFNDRDGNLTELVRAVKAAVSVKTGNYLVFFPSFSYMEKASSIYRMMYPDSDFIMQKRKMSSAEREMYISLFKESPQKTLVGFAVMGGIFSEGIDLTGDRLTGVVIIGTGLPSPCVERSAVSTYFTENDENGFNYSFFYPGMNRVFQAMGRVIRTENDRGFALLVDERFMYDETKETFPPFWQNIKNVSDPKDIYQKLKEFL, encoded by the coding sequence GTGAAGCCTGTATTTTCCGATAAAGATACAAAGCCGAAGATTTCACTCAGTGTGCGTGAATTATGTGCTTTTGTCCTCAGAATGGGTGATGTGAAGAAAAGCGGCAGTCACTACGAGCTGATAAACGGTACGGCTGTCCACCGCATGATACAGCGGGAATGTCTTTTAAAGGACGAACAGTACAAGGCAGAGGTGCGTCTTTCGGCGACACTTGAATTCAGCGATTATATACTCGAAGTGGGCGGACGTGCCGACGGTGTTACCTTTGACGGCTTTGAATATACAGTTGACGAAATAAAGTCGGTCATATATCCTCTGGCACTTATAGATGAGCATTTTTCACGGCTTCATCTTGCACAGGCAAAGTGCTATGCCTATATGCTGATGAAGTCAAAAAAGCTTGATGTTATAAATGTTAAGCTTATATATTATCATGTAGAGGAAAACGAAATACGTACCTTCAATTATTCCTTTACGTCTTCTCAGATAACGGAGTTTTTTCACTCTCTGGTGCACTCTTACGGCAAATGGGCGCTTCTGGCGCTGGATATGCACAATAAGCGCACTATCGGAGTGAAACAGCTTCGTTTTCCTTTCAAAAAGGCAAGAGCAGGTCAGAGTGATCTTATGAAGGAGTGCTACACTGCCGTAACTCATAATTACAGTCTTTACGTAAATGCTCCCACAGGAATAGGCAAGACCATGTCTACCCTGTATCCCGCCGTTTTGAGCTTTAATAAAAACACCGATAAGATATTTTACCTTACAGCCAAAACATCTACTCAGTCGGTAGCGCGCGAGGCTTTAAAACTTATCGGCGGCGAGAATCCGTTTATTAAGTGCGTGACCATAAGCGCCAAGGGCAAAATGTGCATTTACCCCGGTGTAAAGGAAAAGGATTACCCCTGCGAAAGCTGTGAACGCGGAAACGGCTATTATGACCGTGTGAATGATGCCATATTTGATATAATAACAAACGAATGGATAATTACGGATGAAACGGTGCGTGAATACGCCGAAAAGCATAAGGTGTGTCCGTTCGAGTTTTCTCTTGACATTTCTGAGTGGTGCGATGTCATGATAGGGGATTATAACTATGTGTTCGACCCCCGTGCCGCTATACGCCGTCATAACGAAACGGGCGAAAAGTTTGTCCTTCTGGTGGACGAGGCTCATAACCTGGCGGACCGTGCACGTGAAATGTTTTCCGCAGAGCTGAAAAAATCATGGTTTGCAAAATTCAATAATACTTTTAAAGACAGCTTCCCTCAGCTTGACGATGTTATAAAAAAAATACAGGGCTACATCGACTCCCTTGTGGCAGACGCGGAGGAATACTCGGAATATGTCAGCTTTGATATGCCTGAGGCACTGTACCTGTGTGTCAACCGCTTTCACATGATGCTTTCGGAAGCAATGAAAAAGAACCGCGAGGTCTTTACCGGGCTGGAGAAAGAAAAATTCAACGAGCTTATAAGCCTTATGTTGGAATGCCGTCATTTTGTGAATACGGCGTTGCAGTACGACAAAAGCTGTGTGAGATATGTGGATGAGGATAAAAAAATCAGACTTTACTGCGTAAACCCTGGCGATCGTATCAAAAATGTGGTTAAAAACAGCGGAACCGCGGTGTTCTTTTCGGCAACACTCTTGCCATGGGAGTATTATCTGACAATGCTGGGATATGAGGATCACGACCTTAAATATGAGGTGCCTTCGCCGTTTTTGCAGGATAATTTCCTTATTATGTCCTATGGGCTTTCTACCAAATTCAATGACCGCGATGGTAATCTTACCGAGCTTGTTCGTGCGGTAAAAGCCGCCGTAAGCGTAAAAACCGGAAATTATCTTGTGTTTTTTCCTTCTTTTTCCTATATGGAAAAAGCATCGTCTATATACAGGATGATGTACCCGGATTCCGATTTTATCATGCAGAAGCGAAAAATGTCATCGGCAGAGCGCGAAATGTACATTTCGCTTTTCAAGGAATCACCCCAAAAAACATTGGTGGGTTTTGCGGTTATGGGAGGTATTTTTTCCGAGGGTATAGACCTTACGGGCGACCGATTGACGGGTGTTGTGATAATCGGTACGGGATTGCCGTCCCCCTGCGTTGAGCGCAGTGCCGTGTCAACATATTTCACCGAAAATGATGAAAACGGCTTTAATTACAGTTTCTTTTATCCCGGCATGAACCGGGTGTTTCAGGCGATGGGGCGTGTTATACGTACTGAAAACGACCGCGGTTTTGCACTTCTTGTTGATGAGCGCTTTATGTATGACGAAACAAAGGAAACATTTCCGCCATTCTGGCAGAATATTAAAAACGTTTCCGATCCCAAGGATATTTATCAAAAGCTGAAAGAGTTTTTATGA
- a CDS encoding U32 family peptidase, which translates to MKKPEILSPAGNYEKFEFAVRYGADAVYLAGDSFGMRAAADNFSFDEMKAAVAKAHQAGVKVYVTVNTMPRNNDIDKLPEYLEKLGEIKPDALIVADLGVFCQVKKCLPDIDVHISTQGANFNYQSCRAWHDMGAKRVVLARELTLEEIAEIRAKTPNTLELEAFVHGSMCVSVSGRCLLSDYYTGRGANEGKCAQPCRWIYRFAEEKRPENILTGEIHPEGTYIFGSRDMCLVEHIPELYKAGINSFKIEGRMKSAYYTAVVTNAYRMAMDDWAEGREFNPAILRELDSVSHREYCTGYYFNNSMQEPNLASTAGYLKEKSFFATITDYDAETGLAKCCQKNKMLYGEAARFLTPGKTACDITIGRLYDSKMNPIESTPHPQMEFYMELPFAARAGDIITSAQ; encoded by the coding sequence ATTAAAAAGCCGGAGATACTCTCTCCGGCAGGAAATTATGAAAAATTTGAATTTGCCGTAAGGTACGGTGCAGATGCGGTGTACCTTGCGGGTGACAGCTTTGGCATGCGTGCTGCGGCAGATAATTTTTCATTTGACGAAATGAAAGCCGCGGTAGCAAAAGCTCATCAGGCAGGTGTGAAGGTTTACGTCACCGTAAACACAATGCCGCGTAACAACGACATAGATAAACTGCCCGAATACCTTGAAAAGCTGGGTGAAATAAAGCCTGATGCTCTTATTGTTGCGGATCTGGGCGTATTCTGTCAGGTTAAGAAGTGCCTTCCCGATATTGATGTCCACATTTCAACTCAGGGGGCAAATTTTAATTATCAGTCCTGCCGTGCATGGCATGATATGGGTGCCAAACGCGTTGTTCTTGCAAGAGAACTGACTCTTGAGGAAATTGCCGAAATACGTGCCAAAACACCAAACACACTGGAGCTTGAGGCCTTTGTGCACGGTTCTATGTGTGTGTCTGTTTCGGGCAGATGCCTGCTGTCGGATTATTACACGGGACGCGGGGCAAACGAGGGTAAGTGTGCTCAGCCCTGCCGCTGGATATACCGATTTGCGGAGGAAAAGCGTCCCGAAAATATTCTTACCGGTGAAATTCATCCCGAGGGAACCTATATTTTCGGATCACGCGACATGTGCCTTGTGGAGCATATTCCCGAGCTTTATAAAGCCGGTATAAACAGCTTTAAGATAGAGGGCAGAATGAAGAGCGCTTACTACACAGCTGTTGTTACAAATGCTTATCGCATGGCAATGGATGACTGGGCGGAGGGCAGGGAGTTCAATCCTGCGATTCTCAGAGAGCTTGACAGCGTTTCCCACCGTGAATACTGCACGGGTTACTATTTCAATAATTCAATGCAAGAGCCTAACCTTGCTTCCACGGCAGGTTATCTTAAAGAAAAATCGTTCTTTGCCACTATCACGGATTACGATGCAGAAACAGGACTTGCAAAATGCTGTCAGAAGAACAAAATGCTTTATGGAGAAGCGGCACGTTTTCTCACCCCCGGCAAGACAGCTTGTGATATAACCATCGGCAGACTGTATGACAGCAAAATGAATCCCATAGAATCTACACCTCATCCCCAGATGGAGTTTTACATGGAACTCCCGTTTGCCGCGAGGGCAGGGGATATAATTACTTCTGCACAATAA
- a CDS encoding aminopeptidase, with the protein MYKAKSAYEVLSEEEINKAYNFCEDYKKFLDSSKTERMATDTVIAMAKKNGFNEFEYDREYKSGDKVYFNNRGKAVILAVIGKKSVDNGVNIAAAHIDCPRIDLKPNPLYEDSGFAFFKTHYYGGIKKYQWTTIPLALHGVVSCLDGRQVEISIGEDENDPVFYISDLLPHLGTNQMTKPMHEAIPAETLNIILGTRPTDSDSGEKIKENIMKLINEKYGITERDFTCAEISAVPTFKARDVGFDRSLIAAYGHDDRVCAYPQLMAILEADMPEKTLVSVFADKEETGSDGNTGLQSNFLYDFIVELANSQKVNPRKALNNSKCLSADVNACFDPDYADAYEKRNAAFINNGVVLTKYTGSRGKSGTSDASAEYIGQVARAFEKGGALWQTAELGKTDLGGGGTVAKYVANLNVDTVDIGVAVVSMHAPYELVSKTDVYMTYKAVKAFFEFI; encoded by the coding sequence ATGTATAAAGCCAAAAGCGCCTATGAGGTGCTTTCGGAAGAAGAAATAAATAAAGCATATAACTTCTGCGAGGACTATAAAAAATTTCTAGACAGCAGTAAAACCGAACGTATGGCGACCGATACCGTTATTGCTATGGCAAAAAAGAACGGCTTTAATGAATTTGAATATGACAGAGAATACAAATCAGGCGACAAGGTATATTTCAATAACCGCGGTAAAGCCGTGATACTTGCGGTAATCGGCAAGAAGAGTGTTGATAACGGTGTGAACATTGCAGCGGCACACATAGACTGTCCGAGAATAGACCTAAAACCCAATCCGCTTTATGAGGATTCCGGTTTTGCCTTTTTCAAGACCCATTATTACGGCGGCATAAAAAAATATCAGTGGACGACAATTCCGCTTGCTCTTCATGGCGTGGTTAGCTGTCTTGACGGCAGACAGGTTGAAATCAGTATCGGAGAAGACGAAAACGACCCTGTTTTCTATATCAGTGACTTGCTTCCTCATCTCGGTACAAACCAAATGACTAAGCCCATGCATGAAGCCATTCCCGCCGAGACACTGAATATAATTTTGGGAACCCGTCCCACGGATAGTGACTCGGGCGAAAAGATTAAAGAAAATATAATGAAGCTCATAAACGAAAAATACGGTATCACCGAGCGCGATTTTACCTGTGCCGAAATAAGTGCGGTCCCCACCTTCAAGGCACGCGATGTAGGCTTTGACAGAAGTCTTATTGCCGCATACGGTCACGATGACCGCGTTTGTGCGTATCCTCAGCTTATGGCAATACTTGAAGCGGACATGCCCGAAAAGACACTTGTGAGCGTTTTTGCCGATAAGGAAGAAACGGGAAGTGACGGAAACACGGGACTCCAGTCCAATTTCCTTTATGACTTTATTGTGGAACTGGCAAACAGCCAAAAGGTCAATCCCCGAAAGGCCCTCAATAATTCCAAGTGTCTTTCTGCCGATGTAAATGCCTGCTTCGACCCCGACTACGCAGATGCATACGAAAAGCGTAACGCCGCATTTATCAATAACGGTGTCGTGCTTACAAAATACACAGGCTCACGCGGAAAAAGCGGTACCTCTGATGCCTCTGCCGAATATATCGGACAGGTTGCACGTGCCTTTGAAAAGGGCGGTGCACTGTGGCAGACTGCAGAGTTGGGTAAAACGGACCTGGGCGGCGGCGGAACGGTTGCAAAATATGTTGCCAACCTTAATGTTGACACGGTGGATATCGGTGTTGCGGTAGTTTCCATGCATGCGCCTTATGAGCTTGTGTCAAAAACCGATGTTTATATGACCTATAAAGCAGTAAAAGCATTCTTCGAATTTATATAA
- a CDS encoding lytic transglycosylase domain-containing protein, with product MLLVRLSEGLHMKLRYKAFFTIVIIVVCTVAAVHNYTQTALENEKNTYPLKYTAIVEKYSHKYGIEPSVVYATILCESGFDADAVSPKNALGLMQITQDTFEWLCTKTGEDSESLDIMSPEVNIRYGTLLLSMLYEEFDDADVAHAAYNAGRARIKSWMKDERYYKDGALYHIPFEETRNYVGKIKRSIEKYRNILEVTKNERAYV from the coding sequence ATGCTCTTGGTGAGGCTGTCAGAAGGATTGCACATGAAATTAAGATATAAAGCATTTTTCACGATTGTAATAATAGTGGTTTGCACAGTGGCAGCAGTGCATAATTACACCCAAACCGCTCTCGAAAACGAGAAAAACACATATCCGCTTAAATACACGGCGATTGTGGAAAAATATTCGCACAAATACGGCATTGAGCCATCTGTGGTCTATGCTACCATTCTGTGCGAGAGTGGTTTTGATGCAGATGCCGTGTCTCCCAAAAATGCCCTTGGATTGATGCAGATAACGCAGGATACTTTTGAGTGGCTGTGCACCAAAACGGGTGAAGACAGCGAAAGCCTTGACATTATGTCCCCGGAGGTGAATATACGCTACGGGACCCTTCTTTTGTCTATGCTTTACGAGGAGTTTGACGATGCGGATGTTGCCCATGCTGCATATAACGCAGGGCGCGCCAGAATAAAAAGCTGGATGAAAGATGAAAGATATTATAAGGACGGCGCGCTTTACCACATACCCTTTGAAGAAACGCGCAATTACGTGGGAAAAATTAAAAGGTCAATTGAAAAATACAGAAATATTCTGGAGGTAACAAAAAATGAGCGAGCTTATGTATAA
- a CDS encoding dephospho-CoA kinase produces the protein MRIRGDMPVRIIGLCGGSGAGKGQVCRAFEQLGIPSVDTDAVSRTVMKKGNECYREVVEAFGKSILDENGEIIRKKLASVIFNDAQKKRILEEITHKHIINFTLERIAEFENKGIEYAIVDAPLLFESGLDRICYKTIAVVADEEIRIRRIMERDNITREFAVSRIMNQISSDELVNKCDYVIYNNSDLDALGEAVRRIAHEIKI, from the coding sequence ATGCGGATACGAGGTGATATGCCTGTGAGGATAATAGGTCTTTGCGGAGGAAGCGGAGCAGGCAAGGGTCAGGTTTGCCGTGCTTTTGAACAGCTCGGAATACCCTCGGTGGATACGGATGCAGTTTCACGCACGGTCATGAAAAAAGGAAACGAATGCTACCGAGAGGTGGTTGAAGCTTTCGGAAAATCAATACTTGACGAAAATGGTGAGATAATACGAAAAAAGCTTGCCTCTGTCATATTTAACGATGCGCAAAAAAAGAGAATTCTTGAAGAAATAACCCACAAGCATATAATAAACTTTACGCTGGAAAGAATCGCGGAATTTGAAAATAAAGGTATTGAATATGCCATAGTCGATGCACCGCTTCTTTTTGAAAGCGGGCTTGACAGAATATGCTATAAAACAATAGCCGTTGTGGCAGATGAAGAAATACGCATAAGACGTATAATGGAGAGGGATAATATCACCCGTGAATTTGCCGTAAGCCGTATCATGAATCAGATAAGCTCCGACGAGCTTGTAAATAAGTGCGACTATGTGATATATAATAACTCCGACCTCGATGCTCTTGGTGAGGCTGTCAGAAGGATTGCACATGAAATTAAGATATAA
- a CDS encoding threonylcarbamoyl-AMP synthase, whose protein sequence is METKVVKIENENYAPLDEAAEIIKSGGLVAMPTETVYGLGANGLDADACRRIFEAKGRPGDNPLIIHIGCIEDIEKYTAVNTCTDKELIYELARAFMPGPITMVLPKADIIPTEVTAGLDTVAVRFPSHPVAAQLIRKSGVPIAAPSANRSGSPSPTCAHHVIDDMDGRIEMIVDGGQCEIGLESTIIMPKNGVIKLLRPGAVTMEQLSEFAPVEADKALTEKMKEGEKPLAPGMKYRHYAPHVPVVTVCGSDEKVMEFFERKLSSSRVAVLCFEEQKKRLEAFSNIFSLGPKADVNTQAKLLFEKLREIDRHDFDVVYAVEPCRSGVGFAVYNRLIKACGYEVICL, encoded by the coding sequence TTGGAAACCAAGGTAGTAAAAATAGAAAATGAGAACTATGCTCCTCTCGACGAGGCGGCAGAAATAATAAAATCGGGCGGTCTTGTTGCCATGCCCACAGAAACGGTTTACGGACTGGGTGCAAACGGGCTTGATGCAGATGCTTGCCGACGTATTTTCGAAGCCAAGGGACGCCCTGGTGATAATCCGCTGATAATTCACATAGGCTGTATAGAGGATATAGAAAAATATACTGCCGTAAATACCTGCACCGATAAAGAACTTATATACGAACTGGCACGTGCCTTTATGCCGGGTCCCATAACAATGGTGCTTCCCAAGGCGGATATAATCCCTACTGAGGTAACCGCAGGGCTTGATACTGTTGCCGTTCGTTTTCCGTCCCATCCCGTTGCGGCACAGCTTATACGCAAAAGCGGTGTTCCGATAGCCGCTCCGTCGGCAAATCGCTCGGGAAGCCCCAGCCCTACATGTGCACATCACGTTATAGATGACATGGATGGCAGAATAGAAATGATAGTTGATGGCGGACAGTGCGAAATAGGGCTTGAATCTACGATAATCATGCCTAAAAACGGCGTGATAAAGCTTTTGCGCCCGGGCGCAGTGACGATGGAACAGCTCAGTGAGTTTGCCCCGGTTGAAGCAGATAAGGCGCTTACCGAGAAGATGAAGGAGGGTGAGAAACCCCTTGCTCCCGGAATGAAATACCGCCATTATGCTCCGCATGTACCGGTGGTTACCGTTTGCGGAAGTGATGAAAAGGTTATGGAATTTTTTGAAAGGAAGCTTTCTTCTTCCCGTGTTGCGGTTTTGTGCTTTGAGGAGCAAAAGAAAAGACTTGAAGCATTTTCGAACATATTTTCGCTTGGCCCCAAAGCCGATGTCAATACTCAGGCAAAACTGCTGTTTGAAAAGCTCAGAGAAATCGACCGCCATGATTTCGATGTTGTTTATGCAGTGGAGCCCTGCCGCAGCGGAGTGGGCTTTGCGGTCTACAACCGCCTTATAAAGGCATGCGGATACGAGGTGATATGCCTGTGA
- a CDS encoding peptide chain release factor 1, which yields MINKLNEVEKRYEKLSDDLMLPEIINDQEQYKKLMREYKVLTPIIEKFREYKTAVANVEQAKELLASKPDEDMKELCELEIAENEPLIESTLEQLKILLLPRDPNDDNNVIIEIRGGAGGEEAALFSYVLYRMYNMYADSVGWKTEIINENPTELGGFKEVSFSIIGEGAYSKLKFESGVHRVQRVPETETQGRIHTSTVTVAVLPEVEDVEIEINPNDLEIEAHRASGAGGQHVNKTDSAIRILHKPTGIIVECQDERSQYKNRDKAMKVLRSKLYEQKMKEQTDAIASQRKSQVGTGDRSERIRTYNYPQGRLTDHRIGLTLYNLETILNGKLDEVFDALATAQKAEMLKSGEF from the coding sequence ATGATAAATAAGCTTAACGAAGTAGAAAAAAGATATGAAAAGCTGTCGGATGACCTTATGCTGCCGGAGATTATAAATGACCAGGAGCAGTATAAAAAGCTGATGCGGGAATATAAAGTGTTGACTCCTATAATTGAAAAATTTCGCGAATATAAAACAGCTGTTGCCAATGTGGAGCAGGCCAAGGAGCTTCTCGCTTCAAAGCCGGATGAGGACATGAAAGAGCTGTGCGAACTGGAAATAGCGGAAAACGAACCCCTCATAGAGAGCACTCTCGAGCAGTTGAAAATACTTCTTCTGCCCCGCGACCCCAATGACGATAATAACGTTATAATCGAAATACGCGGAGGTGCCGGCGGAGAAGAAGCTGCGCTGTTTTCCTATGTTCTTTACCGTATGTATAATATGTACGCCGACAGTGTGGGCTGGAAGACAGAAATAATTAACGAGAACCCCACCGAGCTGGGTGGCTTTAAGGAGGTTTCGTTCAGTATTATCGGAGAGGGTGCATATTCCAAGCTGAAATTTGAAAGCGGTGTTCACCGTGTACAGCGTGTGCCCGAAACCGAAACCCAGGGACGTATTCACACCTCTACGGTTACCGTTGCAGTACTTCCGGAGGTCGAGGATGTGGAGATAGAAATTAACCCCAATGACCTTGAAATCGAGGCTCACCGTGCCAGCGGCGCCGGCGGACAGCACGTAAACAAAACCGACTCTGCAATACGTATTCTGCATAAGCCCACGGGTATTATTGTAGAATGTCAGGATGAAAGAAGCCAGTACAAAAACCGCGACAAGGCAATGAAGGTGCTTCGCTCCAAGCTGTATGAGCAAAAGATGAAGGAGCAGACGGATGCTATTGCATCTCAGCGTAAAAGCCAAGTTGGAACGGGCGACAGAAGTGAGCGTATACGTACCTATAACTATCCCCAAGGACGCCTTACTGACCATCGCATCGGTCTTACACTGTATAATCTTGAAACTATTCTCAACGGCAAGCTTGACGAGGTGTTTGATGCACTTGCCACCGCTCAGAAAGCGGAAATGTTGAAATCGGGTGAATTTTAA